The DNA window ATATATTCTTTACCTTTAGATAACAAATATTCAGTATGCCTTCACCCTTCCACTACCCTACAGAAATTACCGGACTTGATAAATTATATTCTTTGTTAAAAGGGGTTAACCATCCGCTGGAAGTCATCAGCAGGAACCACCGGATTGCCGGCGACCATTACTTCATCAATGCTTCCTTTGCTGACAAAAAGTTCATCTTTACCCAGGATCAGGAGTTTGTGGAGTACATCCTTAAAGAGAACCACAGGAATTATTTTAAATCTGAAATCCAGTCGGTTACCCTCAGGAAGTATCTGGGGAAGGGGCTGCTTACCAATAACGGAAAAGACTGGCTTCAGCAGCGAAGGCTCATACAGCCGGGATTCAGCAAAGCGAAGATCAGCAGCCTGGTTTCCATTATGGAAGAGGAAATCGACCGGTCGCTGCTGCTGTTTAAAGGCCAGGAAGAAACCGACCTGTACCATTTTTTCCATCAACTGGCTTTTGATATCGTAGCCAAAACTCTGTTCAGTTCTGATATCGACCAGGCTAAAGTCCATGAACTGGGCAGGATCATCACTGAAATCCAGGAAGTTTTCACCAGAGAAGTACGGCTTCCTTTTTACACCAAGGCCATGGATATCCTCGGGATTACCGGGAAGAACATCCGGAAAAGTGAACGGGCGAGAAAGATCATTCAGGAGATCCTGGATAAAAGGCGCGCATCCGGTGAAGAAAAGCACGATTTGCTTGATATGATGATCAATGCAAGGTATGAAGATACCCAGCTTCCCATGACCGATGAACAGCTGGTTGATGAAATGCTTATCCTGTTTATCGCCGGACATGAAACGACAGCCAACGCATTAAGCTTTATCTTTTTGAGATCAGCAGGCATCCTGAGGCGGAACAGGCTTTAAGGAACGAAATTTCCGGGTTGGGTGAAGAGGTTTTCACTCCGGAATCCCTGATGAAAAAATCCTACACCGTCAATATCATTAAGGAAGCGATGCGGCTGCATCCGCCGGCATGGGGCATTGACCGGGAAGCACTCGAGGACGACCATTTCAAAGACTATTCCTGGGGAAAAGGTACCCAGATCATCCTGTACATCAGCGGCCTGCATAGAAACCCTAAATACTGGGCAGATCCGGAAGCCTTTATTCCGGAACGTTTTGACGATGAGAATGCCCGGAACTTTGCCTATTATCCTTTCGGAGCCGGACCACGGCTGTGCATCGGGGAACATTTCGCCATGATGGAAATGGTGCTGATTGTCCGTAAATTTTATCAGCAGTTCAGCTTTATATCTTCTCACGACCAGGTAGAAAAGAAGGCATTAGTCACGCTGAGACCGGTAAAGGTATCCGGAAAAATAGTAAAAAATCCCATCTAAATAATCCTTTTCGGCTCCCCCTCAAAATTCATTAAAAATTTATATTATTGATTATCAATCAATTAATATAAAATAAAATATTTTTTCACTACTTTGTATTGCATAATACCATTTTAATTACATATCTTTGTAATGTAAAATCAGAGAAGGTTCAACTAGCTAGGAACCGGAGACTGAAAATATAACTCATTAAAACTTATTAAAAATGAATACCGAAAATACCAAAGCGCAAATGCGGAAAGGGATTCTGGAATTCTGTATTTTGAGTCTCATCAACCACCGGGAAATGTATGTGTCTGATCTTATTGATGAACTGAAAAAAGGAAAACTGGATGTCGTGGAAGGAACCCTCTACCCTCTCCTGACCAGACTTAAAAACGGGGAATTCCTCTCCTATCGTTGGGAAGAATCTACCGGCGGCCCACCCAGAAAGTATTACCAGATTACCGCAAAAGGGAAACTGTTTTTAGACGAGCTCCAGAATACCTGGAATGACCTCACCAACTCGGTTAACCAAATTACTCAAAACCATTAAAAAACAAAGCTATGAACAAGACACTCTCAATAGGACTCGCAGGTTTTTCTTTCACCATAGAAGAGCATGCTTATATAAAACTCAGCGATTATCTCAATGCACTCCGGAGCTCACTGGATGCTGAAGAAGCAGACGAGGTAATGCACGACATCGAAATCAGGATGGTTGAAATCTTCAGGGATTCCATGTCCAAACGCGAAGTAATCAACGATACAGACGTAGAAAGGGTGATTGCACAGATCGGGAGCCCTGAAAAAATCGAAGAGCAAGAAGAGGCTTACTATTCTGAAAAAAACACCAAGAAAACATATGCTCCGGGAACCGAGGCTACAGATAAAAAGCAGCTGTTCCGTGATCCGGAAAGACAGAAAATCGCCGGGGTATGCGCAGGTCTTGCCCATTATGTAGGAATGGATATTACAGCAATGAGAGCGATCTGGCTGGGGATTTTCATCCTGGGAATCTTTACGGCAGCGGTTTCCTCCACTCTGGTATTCTTACTGTATATTATTCTTTGGGCAGTCCTGCCCAAAGCAGAGACCGCCGCTGATTTCCTGAAAATGAAGGGAAAGCCAATGAATTTCGACAATCTTAAGAATGAGTCCAACAAGCTGGTACAGTTTGCCAACGAGTCTACTCAGAGGGTCGGAGAGATTTATATCGAAAATAAGCCTTACATCAACAACGCCGGCAGCGGAGTGTGGAATGTGCTGAAATACATCATCGGCGGAATCTTTGTCATTATGGCTGTAGGAAGTATTGTAGGAACTTTCGTATTGTTTGGGCTTTTC is part of the Chryseobacterium camelliae genome and encodes:
- a CDS encoding PadR family transcriptional regulator, coding for MNTENTKAQMRKGILEFCILSLINHREMYVSDLIDELKKGKLDVVEGTLYPLLTRLKNGEFLSYRWEESTGGPPRKYYQITAKGKLFLDELQNTWNDLTNSVNQITQNH